From Caballeronia insecticola, a single genomic window includes:
- a CDS encoding rubredoxin — translation MSEVIEYKSWVCLICGWIYNEEDGLPEDGIAAGTRFGEIPDDWRCPLCDVGKADFVVVEF, via the coding sequence GTGAGCGAAGTGATCGAATACAAAAGCTGGGTCTGCCTGATTTGCGGCTGGATCTACAACGAGGAAGACGGCCTGCCGGAAGACGGCATCGCAGCCGGCACCCGTTTCGGCGAGATCCCCGATGACTGGCGCTGTCCGCTGTGCGACGTGGGCAAGGCGGATTTCGTCGTCGTCGAATTCTGA
- a CDS encoding ATP-binding cassette domain-containing protein yields MSLYSISDAQLAFGHVALLDHADFSLEAGERVGLIGRNGAGKSSLLKIVAGLAAPDDGLVTRQAELTTVYVPQEPEFDLDASVFDVVASGLTEARALLDEYDAVAHALADTPEGAQHDELLARMNALQSSLDMHDAWNWRTRVATTLAQIGLDGDARTGALSGGMKKRVALARALVVQPDVLLLDEPTNHLDFEGIRWLEDLLVTLRTGLLFITHDRAFLDRVATRIVELDRGRLLSYPGNFSAYQTRKAQQLEVEQVEQAKFDKLLAQEEVWIRKGVEARRTRSVGRIARLVEMRNERAERRNVQGNVKLDVGQGEKSGKIVAELTDVTKRFGERTIVDRFTATVMRGDKIGLVGPNGAGKTTLLKLILGELQPDEGRVRTGTNIQAAYFDQMRAQLDLDKSLADTISPGSEWVEVNGVKKHVMSYLGDFLFAPERARSPVQSLSGGERNRLLLARLFARPANVLVLDEPTNDLDIPTLELLEELLADYDGTVLLVSHDRAFLDNVVTSVFAAEGGGKWREYVGGFSDWQIQRERSERIAEEAVRQSAKEAPKDDLPKDSAAGRNAQRTVKLSFKEQRELEALPARIAELEEEQKTIGAQLEDGSIFAKDAKEGARLSERHAAIEEELLVALERWEELEAKRK; encoded by the coding sequence ATGTCGCTCTATTCCATTTCGGACGCGCAGCTCGCGTTCGGCCACGTCGCATTGCTCGACCACGCCGATTTCTCGCTCGAAGCGGGTGAACGCGTCGGACTGATCGGCCGCAACGGCGCGGGCAAGTCGTCGCTGCTGAAGATCGTCGCGGGTCTCGCCGCGCCCGACGACGGCCTCGTCACGCGTCAGGCCGAACTCACGACCGTGTACGTGCCGCAGGAGCCCGAGTTCGATCTCGACGCTTCCGTGTTCGATGTCGTCGCCTCCGGTCTCACCGAAGCGCGCGCGCTGCTCGACGAGTACGACGCCGTCGCGCACGCGCTCGCGGACACGCCCGAGGGCGCGCAGCACGACGAATTGCTCGCGCGCATGAACGCGCTGCAATCTTCGCTCGACATGCACGACGCCTGGAACTGGCGCACGCGCGTCGCAACCACGCTCGCGCAGATCGGCCTCGACGGCGACGCGCGCACGGGCGCCCTGTCCGGCGGCATGAAAAAGCGCGTTGCGCTGGCGCGCGCGCTCGTTGTTCAGCCGGACGTGCTGTTGCTCGACGAACCGACCAACCATCTCGATTTCGAAGGCATTCGCTGGCTGGAAGACCTGCTCGTCACGTTGCGAACCGGCCTGCTGTTCATCACGCACGATCGCGCGTTTCTGGATCGCGTGGCGACACGCATCGTCGAACTGGATCGCGGGCGGTTGCTGTCGTATCCCGGCAATTTCAGCGCCTATCAGACGCGCAAGGCGCAGCAGCTCGAAGTCGAACAGGTTGAACAAGCCAAGTTCGACAAGCTGCTCGCGCAGGAAGAAGTGTGGATTCGCAAAGGCGTCGAGGCGCGGCGCACGCGCAGCGTCGGGCGCATTGCGCGGCTCGTCGAAATGCGCAACGAACGCGCCGAGCGCCGCAACGTGCAGGGCAACGTCAAGCTCGACGTCGGGCAGGGCGAGAAGTCCGGCAAGATCGTCGCCGAACTGACCGATGTCACCAAGCGCTTCGGCGAACGCACGATCGTCGACCGCTTTACGGCCACGGTCATGCGCGGCGACAAGATCGGTCTCGTCGGCCCGAACGGCGCGGGCAAGACCACGCTCCTGAAACTCATTCTCGGCGAACTGCAGCCCGACGAAGGCCGCGTGCGCACCGGCACCAACATCCAGGCCGCGTATTTCGATCAGATGCGCGCGCAGCTCGATCTCGACAAGTCGCTCGCCGACACCATCAGTCCCGGCAGCGAGTGGGTCGAAGTCAACGGCGTGAAGAAGCACGTGATGAGTTATCTCGGCGACTTCCTGTTCGCGCCCGAACGTGCGCGCTCGCCCGTGCAGTCGCTGTCGGGCGGCGAGCGCAACCGGCTGCTGCTCGCGCGTCTGTTCGCGCGCCCGGCGAACGTGCTCGTGCTGGACGAACCGACCAACGATCTCGACATTCCCACGCTCGAACTGCTCGAAGAACTGCTTGCGGATTACGACGGCACCGTGTTGCTCGTGAGCCACGACCGCGCGTTTCTCGATAACGTCGTGACCTCGGTGTTCGCGGCGGAGGGCGGCGGCAAGTGGCGCGAGTATGTCGGCGGCTTCTCCGACTGGCAGATTCAGCGCGAACGTTCGGAGCGCATCGCGGAAGAAGCGGTGCGTCAGAGCGCGAAGGAAGCCCCGAAGGACGATCTCCCCAAGGACAGCGCGGCCGGCCGCAACGCACAGCGCACCGTCAAGCTCTCGTTCAAGGAGCAGCGCGAACTGGAGGCGCTGCCGGCGCGCATCGCCGAACTGGAAGAAGAGCAGAAGACCATCGGCGCGCAACTCGAAGACGGCTCGATCTTCGCGAAGGACGCCAAGGAAGGCGCGCGGCTTTCGGAGCGTCACGCGGCGATCGAAGAGGAATTGCTCGTCGCGCTGGAGCGTTGGGAAGAACTGGAAGCGAAGCGCAAATAA
- a CDS encoding DUF4399 domain-containing protein, producing the protein MLKKTLLGATLSGAVLLSYGGAAHAQARVYFVQPKDGATVTSPVHVKFGVDGMSIAPAGTMTDGTGHHHLLIDGKALPKGTVIPANDTSLHFGKGQTEADVPLPPGDHTLTMQFGDGAHRSYGPEMSQTIKVHVKQ; encoded by the coding sequence ATGCTGAAAAAAACACTCTTGGGTGCGACGCTGTCGGGTGCGGTCCTGCTTTCCTACGGCGGCGCGGCGCATGCGCAGGCGCGCGTCTATTTCGTCCAGCCGAAGGACGGCGCGACCGTGACGAGCCCCGTCCACGTGAAATTCGGCGTCGACGGCATGTCGATCGCACCGGCCGGCACGATGACCGACGGCACGGGGCATCATCATCTTCTGATCGACGGCAAGGCGCTCCCGAAGGGTACGGTGATTCCGGCCAACGACACGTCGCTGCACTTCGGCAAGGGCCAGACCGAAGCCGATGTGCCGCTGCCGCCCGGCGATCACACGCTGACGATGCAGTTCGGCGACGGTGCGCATCGTTCGTATGGCCCGGAAATGAGCCAGACGATCAAGGTGCACGTGAAGCAGTGA
- a CDS encoding shikimate dehydrogenase, with translation MTNKTSYLIGLIGSGIGGSLTPAMHEQEGRVLGLNYVYRRIDLQALQLEPAALPDLLVAAERMGYDGLNITYPCKQSVIPLLDELDPDARALGAVNTVVLKDGRRIGYNTDWSGFARAFERGLPGAPLARVVQLGAGGAGAAVAHAALTMGARELTLFDSDDARAASLAAELAARFPDRVVKSGGDLRATLQAASGLIHATPTGMAKLPGLPLPAEYLHPELWVAEIVYFPLETALLKAAKAIGCRTVSGGGMAVCQAVDALRIFTGREPDAERMFAHFQTLLER, from the coding sequence ATGACCAACAAGACTTCGTATCTCATCGGCCTGATCGGCTCGGGTATCGGCGGGTCGCTGACGCCCGCCATGCACGAACAGGAGGGCCGCGTTCTCGGGCTCAATTACGTGTATCGCCGCATTGACCTGCAGGCGCTGCAACTCGAACCCGCGGCCCTGCCCGATCTGCTCGTCGCGGCCGAGCGCATGGGCTACGACGGCCTGAATATCACCTATCCGTGCAAACAAAGCGTGATTCCGCTGCTCGACGAGCTCGATCCCGACGCGCGCGCGCTCGGCGCGGTCAATACGGTGGTGCTGAAGGACGGCCGGCGTATCGGCTACAACACGGACTGGTCGGGCTTCGCGCGCGCGTTCGAGCGCGGTCTGCCGGGCGCGCCGCTTGCGCGCGTCGTGCAGCTCGGCGCGGGCGGCGCGGGCGCGGCCGTCGCGCATGCGGCCCTCACGATGGGCGCGCGCGAACTCACGCTATTCGATTCCGACGATGCCCGCGCGGCGTCGCTTGCCGCCGAACTCGCGGCGCGCTTTCCGGATCGCGTCGTGAAAAGCGGCGGCGATTTGCGCGCGACCTTGCAGGCGGCGAGCGGCCTGATCCACGCCACGCCGACCGGCATGGCGAAGCTGCCCGGTCTGCCGCTCCCGGCGGAGTATCTGCACCCTGAACTGTGGGTCGCGGAAATCGTTTATTTCCCGCTCGAAACGGCGCTGCTGAAAGCGGCGAAGGCGATCGGCTGCCGCACCGTCAGCGGCGGCGGCATGGCCGTGTGTCAGGCCGTCGACGCATTGCGCATCTTCACCGGCCGCGAGCCGGATGCCGAGCGCATGTTCGCGCATTTCCAAACGCTGCTCGAACGCTGA
- a CDS encoding bestrophin-like domain, which produces MTEIESAVVVFILLLASTGIGAIVRPLLPEEHKARETVQLVQLLVGMLVTFAALVLGLLTASAKTIFDTTNNDVRSYATSIIELDRAMRDYGADTAQPRALLRSYTAAAIASTWPNEPRPPGDYYPAIEPSKKGDDLASSALGALLSRAQQDVRMLAPTDAYHRQLATEAAARFEQLIALRWKLIEEAHGSISYPFDRILVGWLLIIFLCFGLIAPRNALSLVTIMLGALSIASAVLVILDLDTPFTGPIMIGSQPMRDALYYQSR; this is translated from the coding sequence ATGACGGAAATCGAATCCGCAGTGGTCGTTTTCATTCTCCTGCTGGCCAGTACCGGCATCGGCGCGATCGTCCGGCCGCTCTTGCCCGAGGAACACAAGGCGCGGGAAACGGTGCAACTGGTCCAGTTGCTCGTCGGCATGCTCGTGACTTTCGCGGCGCTCGTGCTCGGTCTTCTGACCGCATCGGCAAAAACCATCTTCGACACCACCAATAACGACGTGCGCAGCTACGCGACGTCGATCATCGAACTCGACCGCGCCATGCGCGACTACGGCGCCGATACCGCGCAGCCGCGCGCGCTGTTGCGCTCGTACACCGCTGCGGCGATCGCGAGCACGTGGCCGAACGAACCGCGTCCGCCCGGCGACTACTATCCGGCGATCGAGCCGTCGAAAAAGGGCGACGATCTCGCGAGCAGCGCACTCGGCGCGCTCCTGAGCCGCGCGCAGCAAGACGTGCGCATGCTCGCACCGACCGACGCCTATCATCGACAACTCGCGACCGAGGCCGCCGCGCGCTTCGAGCAACTGATCGCGCTGCGCTGGAAGCTGATCGAAGAAGCGCACGGTTCCATCTCTTATCCGTTCGACCGGATTCTCGTCGGCTGGCTGCTCATCATTTTTCTGTGCTTCGGGCTGATCGCGCCGCGCAATGCGCTCTCGCTCGTGACGATCATGCTCGGCGCGCTTTCAATCGCCTCCGCCGTGCTGGTGATCCTCGATCTCGATACGCCGTTTACCGGCCCGATCATGATCGGCAGCCAGCCGATGCGCGATGCCCTCTACTATCAAAGCCGCTGA
- a CDS encoding bifunctional sugar phosphate isomerase/epimerase/4-hydroxyphenylpyruvate dioxygenase family protein: MRTSIATVSISGTLPEKLQAIKAAGFDGVEIFENDLLYFDGTPGDVRRMCADLGLEIYLFQPFRDFEGVSAERLAKNVERAKRKFELMHELGTDRILACSNVSPDTIRDDALIADQLGVLAKTAKEAGVIVAYEALAWGRYVNSYKHAWKLVDAVNHPSLGLALDTFHTLSIRDSVDEIASIPGERIAFVQIADAPVLAMDVLEWSRHYRCFPGQGAFDVAGFTARVLEAGYKGPLSLEIFNDGFRAAPTAITAADGYRSLRFLEEQTRERMGDKAPPELFNPPAPPEHIGFQFLEFAVDDATREHVAQWLGRLGFRLAGKHRSKDVRLYRHGAGSIVLNAEADSFASAFFQQHGLSLCASAFHVDDAKLAFERAAAYGSKPFSGSVGPNERVVPGVQSPDGSLDYFVDEAPGGPTLWESDFVLTDIDGPYEVGPLARIDHVCLSLPADALDTWVLFFRSAFGFETEAAVLVPDPYGLVRSRAVRSRDGSVRIALNASVDRYTAVSESLSMYRGSGLNHVAFSTPDIFDAIPRLETDGVKFLRIPGNYYDDLVARFGLPDEQIDQMREHNILYDRDERGGEFFHAYTEQLDQRFFLEVIERRGGYDGYGAANAAVRLAAHAQQQQRARRAK, encoded by the coding sequence ATCCGGACATCCATCGCGACGGTATCCATCAGCGGCACGCTTCCCGAGAAGCTGCAGGCCATCAAGGCGGCCGGTTTCGATGGCGTGGAGATCTTCGAGAACGACTTGCTGTACTTCGACGGCACGCCCGGCGACGTGCGCCGCATGTGCGCGGATCTCGGCCTCGAGATCTATCTGTTCCAGCCATTCCGCGATTTCGAAGGCGTGAGCGCCGAGCGGCTCGCGAAGAACGTCGAGCGGGCGAAGCGCAAGTTCGAGCTGATGCACGAACTCGGCACGGACCGCATCCTCGCGTGCAGCAACGTGTCGCCGGACACGATCCGCGACGATGCCCTGATCGCCGATCAACTCGGCGTGCTCGCGAAGACCGCGAAGGAGGCGGGCGTGATCGTCGCGTACGAGGCGCTCGCGTGGGGCCGCTACGTGAACTCGTACAAGCACGCATGGAAGCTCGTCGATGCGGTGAATCATCCGAGCCTGGGACTTGCGCTCGATACCTTCCATACGCTGTCGATCCGCGATTCCGTCGATGAAATCGCGTCGATTCCGGGCGAGCGCATCGCGTTCGTGCAGATCGCCGATGCGCCCGTGCTCGCAATGGACGTGCTCGAATGGAGCCGTCACTATCGCTGCTTTCCGGGGCAGGGCGCGTTCGATGTCGCCGGCTTCACGGCGCGCGTGCTCGAAGCGGGCTACAAGGGCCCGCTGTCGCTGGAAATTTTCAACGACGGTTTCCGCGCCGCGCCGACCGCGATCACCGCCGCCGACGGCTATCGCTCGCTGCGGTTTCTGGAGGAGCAGACGCGCGAACGGATGGGAGACAAGGCGCCGCCGGAGCTGTTCAATCCGCCCGCGCCGCCGGAGCATATCGGCTTCCAGTTCCTCGAATTCGCCGTCGACGACGCCACGCGCGAACACGTCGCGCAATGGCTCGGCAGGCTCGGTTTTCGGCTCGCGGGCAAACATCGCTCGAAAGATGTGCGGCTGTACCGGCACGGCGCGGGCTCGATCGTGCTCAACGCCGAAGCCGATTCGTTCGCGAGCGCGTTCTTCCAGCAGCATGGTTTGTCGCTGTGCGCGTCGGCGTTTCATGTCGATGACGCGAAGCTCGCCTTCGAGCGCGCCGCCGCTTACGGGTCGAAGCCGTTTTCGGGCAGCGTCGGCCCGAACGAGCGCGTGGTGCCGGGCGTGCAGTCGCCTGATGGCAGCCTCGACTATTTCGTCGATGAAGCGCCCGGCGGCCCGACGCTGTGGGAGTCCGACTTCGTTCTGACCGATATCGACGGCCCTTACGAAGTCGGGCCGCTCGCGCGCATCGATCACGTGTGTCTGTCGCTGCCCGCCGATGCGCTCGATACGTGGGTGCTGTTCTTCCGCAGCGCATTCGGCTTCGAGACCGAGGCCGCCGTGCTCGTGCCGGACCCGTACGGACTCGTGCGCAGCCGTGCCGTGCGCAGCCGCGACGGCTCGGTGCGCATCGCGCTGAACGCGTCGGTGGATCGCTACACGGCGGTGTCGGAGTCGCTCTCGATGTATCGCGGCTCGGGGCTGAACCACGTCGCGTTCAGCACGCCGGATATCTTCGATGCGATTCCGCGCCTGGAGACCGACGGCGTCAAGTTCCTGCGCATTCCGGGCAATTACTACGACGATCTCGTCGCGCGATTCGGCCTGCCCGACGAGCAGATCGACCAGATGCGCGAGCACAACATCCTCTACGATCGCGACGAGCGCGGCGGCGAGTTTTTCCATGCGTACACGGAACAGCTCGATCAGCGCTTCTTCCTCGAAGTGATCGAGCGGCGCGGCGGTTACGACGGCTACGGCGCGGCGAACGCGGCGGTGCGGCTCGCGGCGCACGCGCAACAGCAGCAGCGGGCGCGCCGGGCGAAGTGA
- a CDS encoding DNA topoisomerase IV subunit B has protein sequence MNAKAAGYSEASIKVLKGLEPVKQRPGMYTRTENPLHIIQEVIDNASDEALGGFGKQIVVTLHTDNSVSVEDDGRGIPFGMHPEEGVPVVEIVFTRLHAGGKFDKAAGGAYTFSGGLHGVGVSVTNALATRLEVTVWRDNKIAQLAFANGDVVEQLTTRAGERGAKKSGTRVRAWPNPKYFDSANLPLGELQRLLRSKAVLLPGVEVALVIEKTGERQTWKYEDGLRGYLLEGMGGSDLLIPLFEGERYAESSRNTEETFAEGEGASWVVAWSEEGPLLRESYVNLIPTPAGGTHESGLRDGLFQAVKNFVEIHNLQPKGVKLLAEDVFARVSFVLSAKVLDPQFQGQIKERLNSRDAVKLVSSFTRPALELWLNQHVEYGKKLAELVIRQAQARTRAGQKVEKKKSSGVAVLPGKLTDCESTDIARNELFLVEGDSAGGSAKMGRDKEFQAILPLRGKVLNTWETERDRLFANNEVHDIAVAIGVDPHSPDDQIDLSNLRYGKICILSDADVDGAHIQVLLLTLFFKHFPQLIERGHVCVARPPLFRVDAPARGKKPAQKLYALDEGELEAILDKLRKDGVRETAWTISRFKGLGEMSAEQLWDTTMNPDTRRLLPIGLGDLGFDLTVSRMTMLMGKGEAASRRSWLEEKGNEVEADI, from the coding sequence ATGAACGCCAAGGCCGCCGGCTACAGCGAAGCGTCGATCAAGGTGCTGAAGGGCCTCGAGCCCGTCAAGCAGCGGCCCGGCATGTACACGCGCACGGAGAATCCGCTGCACATCATCCAGGAAGTCATCGACAACGCTTCGGACGAAGCGCTCGGCGGCTTCGGCAAGCAGATCGTCGTGACGCTGCATACGGATAACTCCGTGTCCGTCGAGGACGACGGGCGCGGCATTCCTTTCGGCATGCATCCGGAAGAAGGCGTGCCGGTCGTCGAGATCGTGTTCACGCGGCTGCACGCGGGCGGCAAGTTCGACAAGGCCGCCGGCGGCGCCTATACGTTTTCGGGCGGGCTGCACGGCGTCGGCGTTTCGGTGACGAACGCGCTTGCCACGCGCCTCGAAGTGACCGTCTGGCGCGACAACAAGATCGCGCAACTCGCATTCGCAAACGGCGATGTCGTCGAACAACTCACGACGCGCGCGGGCGAACGCGGCGCCAAGAAAAGCGGCACGCGCGTGCGTGCGTGGCCGAATCCGAAGTACTTCGATTCCGCCAATCTGCCGCTCGGCGAATTGCAGCGCCTGCTGCGCTCGAAAGCCGTGCTGCTGCCGGGCGTCGAAGTGGCACTCGTCATCGAGAAAACTGGCGAGCGTCAGACCTGGAAATACGAAGACGGTCTGCGCGGCTATTTGCTCGAAGGCATGGGCGGCAGCGACCTGCTGATTCCGCTTTTCGAGGGCGAACGCTACGCGGAAAGCTCGCGCAATACCGAGGAAACCTTCGCGGAAGGCGAGGGCGCGTCGTGGGTCGTCGCGTGGAGCGAGGAAGGGCCGCTCTTGCGCGAATCGTATGTGAACCTCATCCCGACGCCCGCGGGCGGCACGCACGAATCCGGCTTGCGCGACGGCCTGTTTCAGGCGGTCAAGAATTTCGTCGAGATACACAACTTGCAGCCGAAGGGCGTGAAACTGCTCGCGGAAGACGTGTTCGCGCGCGTGTCCTTCGTGCTTTCGGCGAAGGTGCTCGATCCGCAGTTCCAGGGGCAGATCAAGGAGCGTCTCAACAGCCGCGACGCGGTGAAGCTCGTATCGTCGTTCACGCGGCCGGCGCTGGAGCTGTGGCTGAATCAGCACGTCGAATACGGAAAGAAGCTCGCTGAACTCGTGATCCGTCAGGCGCAGGCGCGCACGCGCGCCGGCCAGAAAGTCGAGAAGAAGAAGAGTTCGGGCGTGGCCGTGCTGCCGGGCAAGCTGACCGATTGCGAATCCACTGACATTGCCCGCAACGAACTGTTTCTCGTTGAGGGCGACTCGGCGGGCGGCTCCGCGAAAATGGGCCGCGACAAGGAATTCCAGGCCATCCTGCCGTTGCGCGGCAAGGTGCTGAACACGTGGGAAACCGAGCGCGACCGGCTCTTTGCGAACAACGAAGTGCACGACATCGCGGTGGCGATCGGCGTCGATCCGCATAGCCCCGACGATCAGATCGATCTCTCGAATCTGCGCTACGGCAAGATCTGCATTTTGTCGGACGCGGATGTCGACGGCGCGCACATTCAGGTTCTGCTGCTCACGCTCTTCTTCAAGCATTTTCCGCAACTGATCGAGCGCGGCCACGTGTGCGTCGCGCGTCCGCCGCTGTTTCGCGTCGATGCGCCCGCGCGCGGCAAAAAGCCCGCGCAAAAGCTCTACGCGCTCGACGAAGGCGAGCTCGAAGCGATCCTCGACAAATTGCGCAAGGACGGCGTGCGCGAAACGGCCTGGACCATCAGCCGCTTCAAGGGCCTGGGCGAAATGAGCGCGGAACAGCTCTGGGACACGACGATGAACCCCGACACGCGCCGCCTGCTGCCTATCGGTCTCGGCGATCTCGGTTTCGATCTCACCGTCTCGCGCATGACGATGCTCATGGGCAAGGGCGAAGCCGCATCGCGCCGCAGCTGGCTCGAAGAGAAGGGCAACGAAGTCGAAGCGGACATCTGA
- a CDS encoding class I SAM-dependent methyltransferase, whose translation MSYHDPRLVALYDTLNPFAADTAFYLALTDGAGHVVDLGCGTGLLACELAQRGQRVTGIDPSPEMLRIARARPAGDKVTWIEGDAGALPFVGAADWLLMTGHVAQVFLDDEALLSTLVAARRAVRPGGRIAFESRNPAARAWDAWTPEQSMKRIEAPDGCVVEVWQERHAQPDPATTGRVAFTTHYRFMPKPGARAVEETLSATSELRFRTLDELTRLLNRAGFAQIDWYGDWGRAPVDETSRELIAVAQ comes from the coding sequence ATGTCCTATCACGATCCGCGCCTGGTCGCGCTCTACGACACGCTCAATCCATTCGCCGCCGACACGGCGTTCTATCTCGCGCTGACCGATGGGGCCGGGCATGTCGTCGATCTCGGCTGCGGCACGGGTTTGCTCGCATGCGAACTGGCGCAACGGGGACAGCGCGTGACGGGCATCGATCCGTCGCCGGAGATGCTGCGCATTGCGCGGGCGCGTCCGGCGGGCGACAAGGTGACGTGGATCGAAGGCGATGCGGGCGCGCTGCCGTTCGTCGGCGCGGCGGACTGGCTCCTGATGACGGGCCACGTCGCGCAAGTATTTCTCGACGACGAAGCGCTCCTCTCGACGCTCGTGGCCGCGCGCCGCGCCGTGCGCCCGGGCGGGCGGATCGCGTTCGAGAGCCGCAATCCGGCGGCGCGGGCGTGGGACGCCTGGACGCCGGAACAGTCGATGAAACGCATCGAAGCGCCGGACGGGTGCGTGGTCGAAGTGTGGCAGGAACGGCACGCGCAGCCCGACCCGGCGACAACGGGGCGCGTCGCGTTCACGACGCACTATCGCTTCATGCCGAAGCCCGGCGCGCGCGCCGTCGAAGAGACGCTGTCGGCCACGAGCGAACTGCGCTTTCGCACGCTCGACGAACTGACGCGTCTGCTGAACCGCGCGGGATTCGCGCAAATCGACTGGTATGGAGACTGGGGCCGCGCACCCGTGGATGAAACGAGCCGCGAACTGATCGCGGTGGCGCAGTGA